ACGGGCTTAAAATGGGAAATGACGCGAAATTCGAAATCAGATAAAAAATACGTTATTTGCAACGCTGATGAAGGCGAGCCTGGAACGTTCAAAGATCGTATGATTCTTGAAGGTGATCCACATTCTCTGGTAGAATCCATGATAATTGCGGGATTTTCCGTTGGCGCGGATACCGGCTATGTGTATATTCGTGGGGAGTACCAGGATTCGATAAAGAGAATGCAAAAAGCCATAGAAGATGCCGAAAAGTTCGGATTCTTGGGTGAAAACATTCTAGGCAGCGGCTTCTCCTTCAAATTGGCCATCAGACCGGGAGCCGGGGCGTATGTTGTTGGAGATGAAACCGCTTTGATGGAATCTCTAGAGGGAAAAGCAGGAAGACCCCGTCTGAAACCTCCCTATCCAACCGTTAAAGGCTTATTCGGTAAACCTACGCTTATAAACAACGTTGAAACGCTTGCCAACGTTCCATGGATATTGCTAAACGGTGCAGAAAAATTCAAATCTTACGGTACTGAAGAATCAACAGGTACCAAAGTTTTTTCATTGGTGGGAAACGTGGCACATAGAGGTGTCGTGGAACTGCCAATGGGGACAAATCTTAAAGAGATCATTTACAACTTTGGTGGTGGCGTTGCTTTTGGTAAAAAATTGAAAGCAGTTCAAACGGGAGGAACGGCTGGAACGTTTTTGAAACCAGACGAATTAGATGTACCCATGGCATATGAATCTATAAAAAACGGTGTTTCCCTTGGATCAGGTGCTGTTCTTGTTATAGATGAAGATAACTGTATGGTGGACGTCGCAAAAAGCGTTGCAAAATTTTACATGCACGAATCGTGTGGTAAATGTACACCTTGTCGCGAAGGAACACGAATGATATACGAAATAATATCCAACATCTCGAAGGGCAAAGGCAAAAAAGGAGACGTGGAGAAAATCGAAGAAATGGCAAAAGAAATAGCCGATACGGCATTTTGTGGTTTAGGACAATCCATAACTCTTCCAATATTAAGCGTAGTTCAAAAGTTTAAAGATGAATTTGAAGCTCACATAGGGGCAAAAGAATGCCCAGTTGGAGTATGCGAATTTGAAAAACCAGAGAAAAAAGAAAACGCTTTCCCGAGAATTTTAAAAGGTTAAGAATATTTGGGTGCTTCCATAAAACGTTAAAGACTTCCCCTTTCTAAAGGGGAAGTTTCTTTTCCAAAAAGTTTTTCACTCTACTTGAAACGCACATTGTGCCTCCCAACATCGTTTTTTAAAGAGGTCCTGAAAGCTCATCGTAAAAGAAAACAAAATTTGTTATCTTCATAGCCCAGTAAAGTGAAAGGAGCTACGATTGAATAAAACCTTTCAAAAGAGTAAAATTTTAAATTGGAGTTGTTACTATTTGGAGGTGAAAATGGTGGAAAAGGTGAAAATTGGAATCATCATATGTGATCGTTATCGTAATTGTGCGGGCGGAAAGTGCTTGAAAGCATTGAAAAACCGTGAAGGTGCTTTCAGCATATACAAAGACAAAGAAGTAGAGCTTGTCGGATACACAACATGTGGCGGTTGTCCTGGAGGAAATATAGAATACGCTCCAGAAGAGATGAAAAAGAACGGTGTGGAGGTTATCCATCTTGCAACCGGCATGGTTGTAGGATACCCACCTTGCCCTTATGTGAGTTATTTCAAGAAATTCATAGAGGAAAAATATGGTGTAAAAGTTGTAGTTGGAACTCATCCAATACCTCAAAAATATTATTTGACGCACATGAACCTCGGCAC
This window of the Mesoaciditoga lauensis cd-1655R = DSM 25116 genome carries:
- a CDS encoding CGGC domain-containing protein produces the protein MVEKVKIGIIICDRYRNCAGGKCLKALKNREGAFSIYKDKEVELVGYTTCGGCPGGNIEYAPEEMKKNGVEVIHLATGMVVGYPPCPYVSYFKKFIEEKYGVKVVVGTHPIPQKYYLTHMNLGTWNSDEWKKLIAPTLADEKTRLEYD
- the nuoF gene encoding NADH-quinone oxidoreductase subunit NuoF, yielding MRNVTVVLVSTDSNSILSGAKEYEELLRTLVSDHNMSDLVQVMETGTFGVYENGVLFQILPDDIFYLIKSSSDVKKVFEEHLLKGRTVNELKIDLSKLKVSQPSKTKEVKIVLRNSGVINPESIEEYIARDGYQALAKAFKMGADEVIKELKSSNLKGRGGAGFPTGLKWEMTRNSKSDKKYVICNADEGEPGTFKDRMILEGDPHSLVESMIIAGFSVGADTGYVYIRGEYQDSIKRMQKAIEDAEKFGFLGENILGSGFSFKLAIRPGAGAYVVGDETALMESLEGKAGRPRLKPPYPTVKGLFGKPTLINNVETLANVPWILLNGAEKFKSYGTEESTGTKVFSLVGNVAHRGVVELPMGTNLKEIIYNFGGGVAFGKKLKAVQTGGTAGTFLKPDELDVPMAYESIKNGVSLGSGAVLVIDEDNCMVDVAKSVAKFYMHESCGKCTPCREGTRMIYEIISNISKGKGKKGDVEKIEEMAKEIADTAFCGLGQSITLPILSVVQKFKDEFEAHIGAKECPVGVCEFEKPEKKENAFPRILKG